The Vicia villosa cultivar HV-30 ecotype Madison, WI linkage group LG1, Vvil1.0, whole genome shotgun sequence genome includes a region encoding these proteins:
- the LOC131643839 gene encoding exocyst complex component EXO70A1-like isoform X2, protein MGIAMVGTDLLSEKAAIMRESLQKSQTITDNVVTILGSFDHRLSTLEAAMRPTQIRTHSIRQAHENIDKTLKAAEIILSHFDQYRQAENKILKGPHEDLENYLEAIAKLRSNIQFFGTKNSFRNSDGVVSHASSLLTKAISKLQDEFNQLLSSYSKPVEPERLFDCLPNSMRPSSGSPGHEGEHNGKSNHHADSHNNNADAVVYTPPVLIPPRILPLLHDLAQQMIEAGHRSQLLKIYREARSNVLEESLQKLGVEKLNKDDVQKLQWEILEAKIGNWIHFMRIAVKLLFAGERKVCDQIFEGFDSLAEQCFAEVTTNSVSMLLSFGDAIAKSKRSPEKLFVLLDMYEIMQELHSEIDTLFKGKACSEIRDAATALTKRLAQTAQETFGDFEEAVEKDATKTAVTDGTVHPLTSYVINYVKFLFDYRSTLKQLFQEFEGGNDSSQLATVTMRIMQALQINLDGKSKQYKDPALTHLFLMNNIHYIVRSVRRSEAKDLLGDDWVQRHRRIVQQHANQYKRNAWAKILQCMSIQGLASSGGGSNTAGGDGGTGGSSGASRALVKDRFKTFNIMFEELHQKQSQWTVPDSELRESLRLAVAEVLLPAYRSFVKRFGPLVESGKTPQKYIKYTAEDLDRMLGEFFEGKNMSETKR, encoded by the exons ATGGGAATAGCAATGGTTGGAACTGATTTGCTGAGTGAAAAAGCAGCCATCATGAGAGAGTCTCTTCAAAAGAGCCAGACCATTACAGACAACGTTGTCACCATTCTCGGTTCCTTTGACCACCGTTTATCCACCCTTGAAGCTGCCATGCGTCCAACTCAG ATTAGGACACATTCTATTAGGCAAGCTCATGAGAATATTGACAAGACTTTGAAGGCTGCTGAGATTATATTGTCCCACTTTGATCAGTATCGTCAG GCAGAGAACAAAATACTCAAAGGGCCACACGAAGACCTAGAAAACTATCTTGAAGCAATTGCCAAGTTGAGAAGCAACATTCAGTTTTTTGGCACTAAAAACAGTTTTAGGAATAGTGATGGTGTTGTCAGCCATGCCAGTAGTTTGCTAACAAAAGCTATTTCTAAGCTACAGGACGAGTTTAATCAGCTATTATCATCTTACAG CAAACCTGTGGAACCCGAGCGCCTCTTTGATTGTCTTCCAAACTCAATGCGACCTTCGTCAGGATCGCCTGGTCATGAGGGTGAACATAATGGCAAGTCCAATCACCATGCTGATTCTCACAACAATAATGCTGATGCTGTTGTATACACACCTCCCGTCCTTATACCACCAAGAATTTTGCCACTACTACATGATTTAGCTCAGCAAATGATTGAAGCCGGTCACCGATCACAGTTACTCAAAATATACAG GGAAGCCCGTTCTAATGTATTGGAAGAAAGCCTCCAAAAACTTGGAGTTGAGAAACTCAACAAAGATGATGTTCAAAAGCTACAGTGGGAGATTTTAGAAGCTAAAATCGgaaactggattcatttcatgcGAATAGCT GTGAAACTGTTGTTTGCTGGGGAGAGGAAAGTTTGTGATCAGATATTTGAAGGCTTTGATTCACTCGCCGAACAATGTTTTGCCGAGGTGACTACAAACAGCGTCTCTATGCTACTTAGCTTTGGAGACGCAATAGCCAAAAGCAAGAGATCCCCAGAAAAATTATTTGTACTTTTGGACATGTATGAAATAATGCAAGAGCTGCATTCAGAG ATTGATACTCTATTTAAAGGCAAAGCTTGCTCCGAAATTAGAGACGCTGCAACGGCTTTGACAAAACGGCTTGCACAAACAGCGCAGGAGACCTTTGGAGACTTTGAAGAAGCGGTTGAAAAAGATGCTACAAAGACTGCAGTAACAGACGGAACTGTTCATCCTTTGACTAGCTACGTTATTAACTATGTGAAGTTTTTGTTTGA CTACCGATCCACGTTGAAGCAACTTTTCCAAGAGTTTGAAGGTGGAAATGATTCTTCCCAGCTAGCAACTGTAACAATGCGAATAATGCAAGCTTTGCAAATCAATCTAGATGGTAAATCAAAGCAGTATAAAGACCCGGCATTGACACATCTTTTTCTCATGAACAATATTCATTATATTGTCAGATCAGTTAGAAG GTCGGAAGCCAAGGATTTGCTTGGAGATGATTGGGTACAAAGACATAGGAGGATTGTGCAGCAACATGCAAATCAATACAAAAGAAATGCTTGGGCAAAG ATTCTCCAATGCATGTCTATCCAGGGACTTGCCTCATCAGGTGGTGGTAGTAATACTGCAGGCGGTGATGGTGGAACTGGAGGTAGTAGCGGTGCTTCAAGAGCACTTGTTAAAGACAG GTTTAAGACATTCAATATTATGtttgaggaacttcatcagaAACAATCACAATGGACAGTTCCAGACAGCGAGCTGCGAGAGTCTCTCAGGCTTGCAGTTGCGGAAGTCTTGTTACCTGCGTATCGATCATTCGTGAAACGTTTTGG GCCTCTAGTCGAGAGTGGAAAGACACCTCAGAAGTACATAAAATACACTGCAGAAGATCTAGATCGAATGTTAGGCGAGTTTTTTGAAGGAAAAAACATGAGTGAAACTAAGAGGTGA
- the LOC131643839 gene encoding exocyst complex component EXO70A1-like isoform X1 → MGIAMVGTDLLSEKAAIMRESLQKSQTITDNVVTILGSFDHRLSTLEAAMRPTQIRTHSIRQAHENIDKTLKAAEIILSHFDQYRQAENKILKGPHEDLENYLEAIAKLRSNIQFFGTKNSFRNSDGVVSHASSLLTKAISKLQDEFNQLLSSYSKPVEPERLFDCLPNSMRPSSGSPGHEGEHNGKSNHHADSHNNNADAVVYTPPVLIPPRILPLLHDLAQQMIEAGHRSQLLKIYREARSNVLEESLQKLGVEKLNKDDVQKLQWEILEAKIGNWIHFMRIAVKLLFAGERKVCDQIFEGFDSLAEQCFAEVTTNSVSMLLSFGDAIAKSKRSPEKLFVLLDMYEIMQELHSEIDTLFKGKACSEIRDAATALTKRLAQTAQETFGDFEEAVEKDATKTAVTDGTVHPLTSYVINYVKFLFDYRSTLKQLFQEFEGGNDSSQLATVTMRIMQALQINLDGKSKQYKDPALTHLFLMNNIHYIVRSVRRSEAKDLLGDDWVQRHRRIVQQHANQYKRNAWAKVFSNDFTRITVVIRHRRIVFVPLLNFDSFVWQILQCMSIQGLASSGGGSNTAGGDGGTGGSSGASRALVKDRFKTFNIMFEELHQKQSQWTVPDSELRESLRLAVAEVLLPAYRSFVKRFGPLVESGKTPQKYIKYTAEDLDRMLGEFFEGKNMSETKR, encoded by the exons ATGGGAATAGCAATGGTTGGAACTGATTTGCTGAGTGAAAAAGCAGCCATCATGAGAGAGTCTCTTCAAAAGAGCCAGACCATTACAGACAACGTTGTCACCATTCTCGGTTCCTTTGACCACCGTTTATCCACCCTTGAAGCTGCCATGCGTCCAACTCAG ATTAGGACACATTCTATTAGGCAAGCTCATGAGAATATTGACAAGACTTTGAAGGCTGCTGAGATTATATTGTCCCACTTTGATCAGTATCGTCAG GCAGAGAACAAAATACTCAAAGGGCCACACGAAGACCTAGAAAACTATCTTGAAGCAATTGCCAAGTTGAGAAGCAACATTCAGTTTTTTGGCACTAAAAACAGTTTTAGGAATAGTGATGGTGTTGTCAGCCATGCCAGTAGTTTGCTAACAAAAGCTATTTCTAAGCTACAGGACGAGTTTAATCAGCTATTATCATCTTACAG CAAACCTGTGGAACCCGAGCGCCTCTTTGATTGTCTTCCAAACTCAATGCGACCTTCGTCAGGATCGCCTGGTCATGAGGGTGAACATAATGGCAAGTCCAATCACCATGCTGATTCTCACAACAATAATGCTGATGCTGTTGTATACACACCTCCCGTCCTTATACCACCAAGAATTTTGCCACTACTACATGATTTAGCTCAGCAAATGATTGAAGCCGGTCACCGATCACAGTTACTCAAAATATACAG GGAAGCCCGTTCTAATGTATTGGAAGAAAGCCTCCAAAAACTTGGAGTTGAGAAACTCAACAAAGATGATGTTCAAAAGCTACAGTGGGAGATTTTAGAAGCTAAAATCGgaaactggattcatttcatgcGAATAGCT GTGAAACTGTTGTTTGCTGGGGAGAGGAAAGTTTGTGATCAGATATTTGAAGGCTTTGATTCACTCGCCGAACAATGTTTTGCCGAGGTGACTACAAACAGCGTCTCTATGCTACTTAGCTTTGGAGACGCAATAGCCAAAAGCAAGAGATCCCCAGAAAAATTATTTGTACTTTTGGACATGTATGAAATAATGCAAGAGCTGCATTCAGAG ATTGATACTCTATTTAAAGGCAAAGCTTGCTCCGAAATTAGAGACGCTGCAACGGCTTTGACAAAACGGCTTGCACAAACAGCGCAGGAGACCTTTGGAGACTTTGAAGAAGCGGTTGAAAAAGATGCTACAAAGACTGCAGTAACAGACGGAACTGTTCATCCTTTGACTAGCTACGTTATTAACTATGTGAAGTTTTTGTTTGA CTACCGATCCACGTTGAAGCAACTTTTCCAAGAGTTTGAAGGTGGAAATGATTCTTCCCAGCTAGCAACTGTAACAATGCGAATAATGCAAGCTTTGCAAATCAATCTAGATGGTAAATCAAAGCAGTATAAAGACCCGGCATTGACACATCTTTTTCTCATGAACAATATTCATTATATTGTCAGATCAGTTAGAAG GTCGGAAGCCAAGGATTTGCTTGGAGATGATTGGGTACAAAGACATAGGAGGATTGTGCAGCAACATGCAAATCAATACAAAAGAAATGCTTGGGCAAAGGTCTTTTCTAACGACTTTACAAGAATAACCGTTGTAATTCGCCATAGGAGGATCGTATTCGTACCATTGCTGAATTTTGATTCTTTTGTTTGGCAGATTCTCCAATGCATGTCTATCCAGGGACTTGCCTCATCAGGTGGTGGTAGTAATACTGCAGGCGGTGATGGTGGAACTGGAGGTAGTAGCGGTGCTTCAAGAGCACTTGTTAAAGACAG GTTTAAGACATTCAATATTATGtttgaggaacttcatcagaAACAATCACAATGGACAGTTCCAGACAGCGAGCTGCGAGAGTCTCTCAGGCTTGCAGTTGCGGAAGTCTTGTTACCTGCGTATCGATCATTCGTGAAACGTTTTGG GCCTCTAGTCGAGAGTGGAAAGACACCTCAGAAGTACATAAAATACACTGCAGAAGATCTAGATCGAATGTTAGGCGAGTTTTTTGAAGGAAAAAACATGAGTGAAACTAAGAGGTGA